The following proteins come from a genomic window of Bactrocera dorsalis isolate Fly_Bdor chromosome 6, ASM2337382v1, whole genome shotgun sequence:
- the LOC125779332 gene encoding uncharacterized protein LOC125779332 isoform X3: MDSEKTEFKMDVDMPTIPTPTVRSATNGARIGPTPPPRSTSATVSTAASGSGSRAAPSTPSAQVEPRRIRCPLCRRKHRLQHCGLFKELTPTQRHRVAQAHEHCLNCLSHTHETQECASSDLCHTCDRPHHTLLHRTPRRDVGRPAAPSTGRSTQGDRTVRRRTTAARPAPHQWRSHRVAQKRHSIAPLLDSATWWQHSSNCRDC; encoded by the coding sequence AGTTCAAGATGGACGTGGACATGCCTACAATCCCAACACCAACTGTTCGGTCTGCCACCAACGGGGCACGTATTGGGCCTACTCCTCCGCCCCGCTCAACCAGTGCTACGGTATCGACTGCCGCTTCTGGTAGTGGCTCACGAGCAGCCCCATCTACGCCATCCGCTCAAGTCGAGCCGCGTCGCATCCGATGCCCGCTATGTCGCCGGAAACATCGACTGCAACACTGTGGGCTCTTTAAGGAGCTAACACCGACACAACGACATCGTGTTGCCCAGGCACATGAGCACTGcctcaactgcctgtcgcacacgCATGAGACGCAGGAGTGTGCTTCTTCCGACTTATGCCACACGTGTGACAGACCAcatcacacgctgctgcacAGGACCCCACGACGCGATGTAGGTCGGCCAGCTGCCCCAAGCACGGGTAGATCAACGCAAGGAGACCGGACGGTACGACGTCGAACTACTGCAGCCCGGCCTGCGCCCCATCAATGGCGTTCGCACCGCGTTGCACAAAAGCGCCACAGCATCGCCCCGCTACTGGACTCAGCAACGTGGTGGCAACACTCCAGCAATTGCAGAGATTGCTAG
- the LOC125779332 gene encoding uncharacterized protein LOC125779332 isoform X4 — protein sequence MDVDMPTIPTPTVRSATNGARIGPTPPPRSTSATVSTAASGSGSRAAPSTPSAQVEPRRIRCPLCRRKHRLQHCGLFKELTPTQRHRVAQAHEHCLNCLSHTHETQECASSDLCHTCDRPHHTLLHRTPRRDVGRPAAPSTGRSTQGDRTVRRRTTAARPAPHQWRSHRVAQKRHSIAPLLDSATWWQHSSNCRDC from the coding sequence ATGGACGTGGACATGCCTACAATCCCAACACCAACTGTTCGGTCTGCCACCAACGGGGCACGTATTGGGCCTACTCCTCCGCCCCGCTCAACCAGTGCTACGGTATCGACTGCCGCTTCTGGTAGTGGCTCACGAGCAGCCCCATCTACGCCATCCGCTCAAGTCGAGCCGCGTCGCATCCGATGCCCGCTATGTCGCCGGAAACATCGACTGCAACACTGTGGGCTCTTTAAGGAGCTAACACCGACACAACGACATCGTGTTGCCCAGGCACATGAGCACTGcctcaactgcctgtcgcacacgCATGAGACGCAGGAGTGTGCTTCTTCCGACTTATGCCACACGTGTGACAGACCAcatcacacgctgctgcacAGGACCCCACGACGCGATGTAGGTCGGCCAGCTGCCCCAAGCACGGGTAGATCAACGCAAGGAGACCGGACGGTACGACGTCGAACTACTGCAGCCCGGCCTGCGCCCCATCAATGGCGTTCGCACCGCGTTGCACAAAAGCGCCACAGCATCGCCCCGCTACTGGACTCAGCAACGTGGTGGCAACACTCCAGCAATTGCAGAGATTGCTAG